Proteins encoded in a region of the Drosophila busckii strain San Diego stock center, stock number 13000-0081.31 chromosome 2L, ASM1175060v1, whole genome shotgun sequence genome:
- the LOC108607638 gene encoding protein pinocchio isoform X3, with protein MSSASVHVPQIADICSPLAHHSLGLSASLPDLVGSPLEINMDNVLTIEELRQHMGSCFTCGVSWTDDHVSLDCSECGGYSLERPCPLCDGQCGVQWKRDFAMSHACSKARWVGVCISYPEAMQQQQQQQQLPVATATSCAAAAANQLRLAQELCTRLEQLSTTSATATSKIARI; from the exons ATGTCAAGTGCCAGCGTTCATGTACCACAGATTGCCGATATTTGCAGTCCCTTGGC TCATCACAGCCTGGGCTTGTCGGCTTCGCTGCCAGATTTGGTGGGCAGTCCGTTGGAAATCAACATGGACAATGTTTTAACCATTGAGGAGCTGCGTCAGCATATGGGCTCTTGCTTTACATGCGGCGTCTCCTGGACCGATGATCATGTCTCGCTGGATTGCAGCGAATGTGGTGGCTACAGCCTGGAGCGTCCCTGTCCCCTATGCGACGGCCAGTGCGGTGTGCAATGGAAGCGCGACTTTGCTATG TCGCATGCCTGCAGCAAAGCACGTTGGGTGGGCGTTTGCATTAGTTATCCGGAGgccatgcaacagcagcagcagcagcaacagctgcctgtggcaacagcaacatcttgtgctgccgctgcagcgaATCAGTTGCGTTTGGCGCAGGAGCTCTGCACGCGTCTGGAGCAGCTGTCGACAACGTCGGCCACAGCGACGAGTAAAATTGCGCGCATTTAA